The sequence below is a genomic window from Citricoccus muralis.
AGTACTGCGGCTCGTTGGCGGCGGTGGCGCGGCCGGCAATGCGGGCCAGAGGCTGCAGGCCGAGGATGTCGGCGCCCTTCTCGGATCCCAGCCAGGCGGCGGAGGCGCCGTCGTTCATGGGAGACGAATTGCCAGCAGTGACCATGCCGTTCTCCTTGCGGAACACGGTGCGCAGCCCGGACAGCGACTCGGCGGTGGAGTCGGGGCGGATGGTTTCATCTCGGGCCAGGTCGACGTCGGGAACCTGAACGGTGAGGTTGTCGTACTTGCCGGCCTCCCAGGCCTGGGCAGCGAGCTGGTGGGAGTTCGCGGCGAACTCGTCCATCCGCTCGCGGGTGATCCCGTACTTCTCGCGCAGCTGCTCGGTGGCCTCGCCGAGGGAGACGGTCCATTCCTTCGGCATATTCTTGTTGATCAGCCGCCAGCCCAGGGTAGTGTTGGCCAGCTCGAGGTTGTGCATGGGGAAGGGGCGCTCAGTCTTAGGCAGCACCCAGGGGGCACGTGACATGGATTCTGCGCCACCGACGAGCACGACGTCGGCTTCACCGGTGTTGATCTGGCGGGAGCCGATGATGGCGGCGTCGAGAGAGGATCCGCAGAGCCGGTTCACGGTGGTGCCGGGAATAGAGGTGTCGAGTCCGGCGAGCAGGGTGGCCATGCGAGCGACGTTGCGGTTCTCCTCGCCGGCGCCGTTGGCGTTGCCGAGGATCACCTCATCGACGCCGATGCCGTTGTCGGCCAGGGCCGGGGCACGCTTCACGGATTCGCCGACCATCAGGGCCGCCAGGTCGTCGGGTCGGGTCTTGGCCAGGGCGCCACCCACCTTGCCGAAGGGGGTGCGGACGGCGTCGTAAATATATGCGTCGGTCAATTCGGTCATCGGGCCGATCCTTTCAGGAGGAGACGAGGGAAAGACAGGGGGCGAAGGAGGTGCAGGTCAGAGTTCTTTGCCGGCGGCGAGGTCCTCGTCCACCTGGGCGAAGACCTCCTGGGCGAGTTTGAACGCTACGTTGGCGGCGGGCACGGAGGAGTAGATGGCGGTCTGGAGCAGGATCTCTTTGATTTCCTCGCGGCTCAGGCCGTTGCGCAGGGCGGCGCGCAGGTGCATGGCGCACTCTTCCCAGTACCCGCCGGAGACCATGGCGGAGATGGTCACCGCTGATCGCATGCGGCGGTCGAGGCCGGGGCGGGTCCAGATGGTGCCCCAGGCGTACCGGGTGATGAGGTTCTGGAAGTCCTCAGTGGTCTCGTCTTTTTTGGACTCGGCGCGGTCGACGTGGGCGTTGCCGAGCACTTCACGGCGGACCTCCATGCCGGCGTCGTAGACCTCTTGGGAGGTGCGGTCCATCTGGTGGCCGACGGGGGTCTGCGCGTCGGCGGGGTTCTGCTCAGTCATGCGGTGGGTGCTCTTCTCTGTGTCTATCTCGGGTCAGGCGAAGCGGGTACGCAGCAGCTCGGCCACGGCCTCGGGCTTCTCGACGGGTGCCTGGTGGGCCACGCCGTCGACGACCTCGGCGGTGCCGTGCTGGACGTTCTCGGCGATGAAGGCGCCGTCGTCCACCGAGCAGACCTGATCATCGCTGCCCTGGATGGAGA
It includes:
- a CDS encoding thiolase family protein, which encodes MTELTDAYIYDAVRTPFGKVGGALAKTRPDDLAALMVGESVKRAPALADNGIGVDEVILGNANGAGEENRNVARMATLLAGLDTSIPGTTVNRLCGSSLDAAIIGSRQINTGEADVVLVGGAESMSRAPWVLPKTERPFPMHNLELANTTLGWRLINKNMPKEWTVSLGEATEQLREKYGITRERMDEFAANSHQLAAQAWEAGKYDNLTVQVPDVDLARDETIRPDSTAESLSGLRTVFRKENGMVTAGNSSPMNDGASAAWLGSEKGADILGLQPLARIAGRATAANEPQYFGYAPVDAANLALKRAGITWDDVAAVELNEAFAAQSLTCTDAWGVDLEIVNAWGGAIAIGHPLGASGTRVLGTLARRLEESGDRWGVAALCIGVGQGIAVVIENVTAR
- the pcaC gene encoding 4-carboxymuconolactone decarboxylase — translated: MTEQNPADAQTPVGHQMDRTSQEVYDAGMEVRREVLGNAHVDRAESKKDETTEDFQNLITRYAWGTIWTRPGLDRRMRSAVTISAMVSGGYWEECAMHLRAALRNGLSREEIKEILLQTAIYSSVPAANVAFKLAQEVFAQVDEDLAAGKEL